In one window of Anaerolineales bacterium DNA:
- a CDS encoding phenylacetate--CoA ligase has product MPEKPIRYWNKQAETLPRPKLEALQLRRLRQTVGRVYRTVPFYREALDRRGLTPAKIRSLADLRRIPFTTKTDLREHYPLELLAVPRDDVVRVHCSSGTTGKPTVTAYSAEDLDMWAEVMARVYTMAGCTRRDVIHNALGYGLFTGGLGFHLGAERIGAMAVPCSGGMSKRQIMLMEDFEATVLAATPSYALVLAETAREMGVDFRERMRLRVGLLGAEPWTEEMRRELQVRMNIEAYDSYGLTEIVGPGVALECPYHDGLHIWEDHFLPEVVDPDSGAPLEDGAEGELVITTITRRAMPLLRYRTRDRVALRRERCRCGRTMARMGKVQGRTDDMLIVRGVNVFPSQIEEVVLAESGVEPHYQILVDRPKNKLDTLEVWVEAAPALWGLGPEAVQRAEQQIAGKIHDSLGLSTAVRVAAPNAIRRSEGKARRVVDKRDLNA; this is encoded by the coding sequence ATGCCGGAAAAGCCCATCCGTTATTGGAACAAGCAAGCCGAAACCCTTCCGCGGCCGAAGCTGGAAGCCCTCCAGCTCCGGCGCCTCCGCCAGACCGTGGGGCGGGTTTACCGGACGGTTCCGTTCTATCGCGAGGCGCTGGATCGCCGGGGATTGACCCCGGCCAAGATCCGCTCCCTCGCCGACCTGCGGCGGATCCCCTTTACGACGAAAACCGACCTGCGCGAACACTATCCGCTGGAGTTGCTGGCGGTGCCGAGGGACGACGTGGTGCGCGTGCACTGCTCCTCGGGGACGACCGGCAAGCCGACCGTCACCGCCTACAGCGCCGAGGACTTGGACATGTGGGCCGAGGTGATGGCGCGGGTCTACACCATGGCCGGCTGCACCCGGCGCGACGTCATCCACAACGCGCTCGGCTACGGGCTGTTCACCGGCGGCCTGGGTTTTCACCTCGGCGCGGAGCGGATCGGCGCGATGGCCGTGCCCTGCTCGGGCGGAATGTCGAAGCGCCAGATCATGCTGATGGAGGATTTCGAAGCCACGGTGCTGGCGGCCACACCCTCCTACGCGCTCGTGCTGGCCGAGACGGCGCGCGAGATGGGCGTGGATTTCCGCGAGCGGATGAGGCTGCGGGTGGGGCTGTTGGGGGCCGAGCCCTGGACCGAGGAGATGCGCCGCGAACTGCAGGTGCGGATGAACATCGAAGCCTACGACAGCTACGGGCTGACCGAGATCGTCGGCCCGGGAGTCGCGCTGGAATGCCCCTACCACGACGGGCTGCACATCTGGGAGGACCATTTCCTGCCGGAGGTGGTGGACCCCGATAGCGGCGCCCCGCTGGAGGACGGCGCGGAAGGCGAATTGGTGATCACCACCATCACCCGCCGGGCGATGCCGCTCCTGCGCTACCGCACGCGGGACCGGGTGGCGCTGAGGCGCGAACGGTGCCGCTGCGGCCGGACGATGGCGCGAATGGGCAAAGTCCAGGGGCGGACCGACGACATGCTGATCGTCCGCGGCGTGAACGTCTTCCCGTCACAGATCGAAGAAGTGGTGCTGGCCGAATCCGGCGTGGAGCCGCACTACCAGATCCTCGTCGACCGGCCGAAGAACAAGCTCGACACGCTCGAGGTGTGGGTGGAAGCGGCGCCGGCGCTGTGGGGGCTGGGGCCGGAGGCGGTCCAGCGGGCGGAACAGCAGATCGCCGGAAAGATCCACGATTCGCTCGGCCTTTCCACGGCCGTCCGCGTGGCCGCGCCGAACGCCATCCGCCGCAGCGAGGGCAAGGCGCGGCGGGTCGTGGACAAGCGCGATTTGAACGCGTAG
- the paaI gene encoding hydroxyphenylacetyl-CoA thioesterase PaaI, translating to MVTMEDPFMKLLGLEARSDSPGTARVRGRVLPEHLNLHGTTHGGFLYTLADTAFALAANSHGVPAVALATHMDYLQPGKPGEEVEAVAGEVHLGRSTGVYRIEVRGGDRLLATFTGTVFRKQTTAESANTAKENSKGAN from the coding sequence ATGGTGACCATGGAAGACCCCTTCATGAAACTGCTCGGGCTGGAGGCCCGCTCCGACTCGCCGGGAACGGCGCGGGTGCGGGGCCGGGTGCTTCCGGAGCATCTGAACCTGCACGGCACCACGCACGGCGGATTCCTCTACACCCTGGCGGACACCGCCTTCGCGCTGGCGGCGAACTCGCACGGCGTGCCGGCCGTCGCCCTGGCGACGCACATGGACTACCTCCAGCCGGGCAAACCCGGCGAGGAGGTCGAAGCCGTCGCCGGCGAGGTGCACCTCGGCCGCTCGACCGGAGTGTACCGGATCGAGGTTCGCGGCGGGGACCGGCTGCTCGCGACCTTCACCGGGACGGTTTTCCGGAAGCAGACAACGGCGGAATCCGCGAATACCGCGAAGGAAAATTCAAAGGGCGCAAATTGA
- a CDS encoding indolepyruvate ferredoxin oxidoreductase subunit alpha, which produces MALKLAEKMLIHGDEALAVAMLDARVALGAGYPGTPSSEILETFSQIGGRGEWAPNEKVALEVALGAAFGGARAVAAMKHVGLNVAADPFFTAAYTGTAGALVVVSADDPGMASSQNEQDNRRYAEAAGAPMLEPADAQETYDFFFTALEIAERWRIPVLFRMTTRVCHSKSVVVRRGAPLPPPAYGFEHDRRGRVMVPGNARPAHRRLRAKLAEIAEWNEESGPNLEISGSRDLGIITSGVSFLHVREAAPEASVLKLGMTYPFPFRKIRAFAAGLKQIVVIEEGDPFLTTAIRANGLPAEGKAEMYRFGELSVERVRRILAGDASPEPAPPPGKPPQFCVGCPHRRTFEILGKMDLIVAGDIGCYTLGVLPPFNAMDSCVCMGASIGVGLGLRHVLPEDQARRVVSVIGDSTFAHSGLTGLAEMAYNPPKTGHVLLILDNGTTAMTGLQDHPGTGYTLGECATTRMDFEAVGRAMGMHKVHTVTQKDSAEDFERLLRDSLASNDLTLIVVRNPCLLAAKKLRARGRAAAEPPAAG; this is translated from the coding sequence ATGGCACTGAAACTGGCGGAGAAGATGCTGATTCACGGCGACGAGGCGCTGGCAGTCGCGATGCTCGACGCGCGGGTCGCACTCGGAGCCGGGTATCCCGGGACGCCCTCGAGCGAGATCCTCGAAACGTTCTCCCAAATCGGCGGCCGCGGGGAATGGGCGCCGAACGAGAAGGTCGCGCTCGAGGTCGCCCTCGGGGCCGCCTTCGGCGGGGCGCGGGCGGTGGCGGCGATGAAGCACGTCGGGTTGAACGTCGCCGCGGACCCGTTCTTCACCGCGGCCTACACCGGCACGGCCGGCGCGCTGGTGGTCGTCTCGGCCGACGATCCGGGCATGGCTTCGAGCCAGAACGAACAGGACAACCGGCGCTACGCCGAGGCGGCCGGCGCGCCGATGCTCGAGCCCGCGGACGCCCAGGAAACCTACGATTTCTTCTTCACCGCGCTCGAGATCGCCGAGCGCTGGCGGATCCCGGTCCTCTTCCGGATGACGACGCGGGTGTGCCATTCCAAGAGCGTCGTCGTCCGACGCGGCGCTCCGCTTCCGCCGCCGGCCTATGGCTTCGAGCATGACCGCCGGGGCCGGGTGATGGTGCCGGGAAACGCCCGCCCGGCCCACCGCCGGCTGCGGGCGAAACTGGCCGAGATCGCCGAGTGGAATGAGGAAAGCGGCCCCAACCTCGAAATTTCCGGCTCGCGGGATCTCGGGATCATCACCTCGGGCGTCAGCTTTCTGCACGTCCGCGAAGCCGCGCCCGAGGCGAGCGTACTCAAGCTCGGGATGACCTACCCGTTCCCGTTCCGGAAGATCCGCGCGTTCGCCGCGGGATTAAAACAGATCGTCGTCATCGAGGAGGGCGACCCATTCCTAACGACCGCCATACGCGCCAACGGCTTGCCGGCCGAGGGCAAAGCCGAGATGTACCGATTCGGCGAACTCTCCGTCGAGCGCGTGCGCCGGATCTTGGCAGGCGACGCCTCGCCCGAGCCCGCCCCGCCGCCCGGCAAGCCGCCGCAGTTCTGCGTCGGCTGTCCGCACCGCCGCACGTTCGAGATCCTCGGGAAGATGGACCTGATCGTCGCAGGCGACATCGGCTGCTACACCCTCGGGGTGCTCCCGCCCTTCAACGCGATGGACAGCTGCGTGTGCATGGGCGCCTCGATCGGCGTGGGCCTCGGCCTGCGCCACGTCCTGCCGGAGGACCAGGCCCGGCGGGTGGTGAGCGTGATCGGAGACAGCACCTTCGCCCACAGCGGCCTGACCGGCTTGGCGGAGATGGCCTACAATCCGCCGAAGACCGGCCACGTGCTGCTGATCCTCGACAACGGCACGACCGCGATGACCGGCCTGCAGGACCACCCCGGAACCGGCTACACGCTTGGGGAGTGCGCCACGACGCGCATGGATTTCGAAGCGGTGGGCCGGGCGATGGGGATGCACAAGGTGCACACTGTCACCCAGAAGGATTCAGCCGAGGATTTCGAGCGGCTGCTGCGCGATTCGCTGGCGTCGAACGACCTGACGCTGATCGTCGTGCGCAACCCGTGCCTGTTGGCGGCGAAGAAGCTCCGCGCCCGCGGGCGGGCCGCGGCGGAACCGCCGGCGGCCGGATGA